Sequence from the Candidatus Methylomirabilota bacterium genome:
ACCGCGTGGGCCTTCCAGATGCCGGCGCTCGCCGAGGGTTACCGCGTGATCGCGCCCGACAATCGCGGCGCGGGGCAGAGCGATCAGCCCGACGCCCCGTACTCCATCACGGGGATGGCCGACGACGTGGCCGCCCTGCTCGCCCACCTCGGCGTGGAGCGCGCACACGTGTGCGGCGCCTCGATGGGCGGCATGATCGCGCAGGAGCTGGCGCTGCGGCACCCCGGGCGCGTGCGGACACTGCAGCTGCACTGCACGCTCGCGCGGCCCGACGCTTACGGGACTCACCTCGTCGAGACCCTGCTCGCGGTGCGCGCCCGGGAGAACCGGGAAGAGTGGGCGCGGGCGATGCTGCCCTGGATCATCTGCCGCAAGACCGTCCACGAGCGCCCGGACTTCGTGCAGCTCATGCTCCAGCGCGCTCTCGACAATCCGTATCCGACGAGTTACACCGGCCTGCGCCGGCAGGCCGAGGCCATCAGGGACCACGACACGCTCGAGCGTCTGGGCGCCATCCGCGTGCCCACGCTGATCACGGTGGGGACCGAGGACATCCTCGTGCCCCCGACCTTCTCGCAGGAGATCCAGGCGCGCATCCCCGGCGCGGCCTTCATGCTCATCCCCGATGCCGGCCACGTCCACTTTCTCGAGCAGCCGCAGGCCTTCAACGACGCGATGCTGGCGTTCCTCTCGAAGCACAGGAGCTAGGTGCGCGCCTACCGGCGCGGGTGGTCAGTCCCAGAGGTAGGAACGCGGGTTGACCGGCTGCCCCTTCACCTGGATCTCGTAGTGAAGGTGGGGTCCCGATGAGCGGCCCGTGTTGCCCGTATGAGCGACGACCTGGCCGCGCTCGACCTTCTGCTCGGCGGCCACGTCCACGCGGGTCAGGTGACCGTAGAGCGTCTTGATGTCGTTGCCGTGATCGATGATCAGGGTGACGCCGTACTCGGGTTGGCTCCCCGCAAAGACCACAGTACCCGCCGCGGGCGCCACGACCGGGGTCCCCCGCGCGGCACCGATGTCCATTCCGCTGTGGGCTTCCAGCGCGTCGTCGGCCCACGGCGAGCTCCGCCGGCCGAACTCCGAGTTCACGGGCCCGCGGACGGGCCAGCGCGACGGGAGCGCCCCCAGCACGCGGCCGGCCTTCTCGACGTAGCGCTCGAGCGTGCGGAGACTCTGCGTCTCCGCGCTCACCACGCTGGCCAGCCGCTCCAGCTCCTCGACGGTGCCGCTGGCCGGATCCTCGGGGATGCTTGCCGGCGCCGCCGACCGTCCCCCGATGGCGGTGCCCCGGCGCTCCTGCCCCGCCTCGGGCCCGAAGGGCGCCCAGATGCGATCGTGGAGCCCACGCCAGTTGTCGACTTCGGCGCGGATCTGCGCCACCCGCTCCTGGAAGGTATCGAAAACGAGGCGCTGCTCGGCGAGGCGGGCCTGGAGGGCAGCGAACTCGGCGCGCTGGCTGCGGAGCGAGGCATAGTCGCGATACCAGGCGCCGCCGGCGATCAGGGCCAGCCCCAGCGCCCCGACGGCGACCGAGAGCATCCAGCGCGGCGCCGAGAAGCGGATCACGCGGGCGCCATCCCCGCGCTCGACGACCACCTTCACCCGCTCGAGGCCTCGTTCGCTCACTGAGTAGGTCTCGTCGCGGGCAACCCCGCCCCGCGGCTACGCGTTTCTAGCATCGGCCTCCGGGGGTGTCAACCCTGAAACGTCCCACGGCCGGCGGCGGCCGGGCGAAGGCCTCGCGCCATCCGCCCGATTTGTTGACAGTTTTGCGACATGCGGAGTATCATCCGCTGGCGAGGTTTTCATGGACGAGTTCTACCGGATCAAGCGCCTCCCCCCCTACGTCTTCGCCATCGTCAACGACCTCAAGGCCAAGGCCCGCGCCCGAGGTGAGGACGTGATCGACCTCGGAATGGGGAATCCAGACCAGGCCACCCCGAAGCACATCGTCGACAAGCTGGTCGAGGCTGCGCGGAACCCCCGCAACCACCGGTACTCGGCCTCGAAGGGGATCACCCGGCTCCGGAAGGCGATCACGACGTGGTACCGCGACCGCTACGACGTCGAGCTGGATCCGGAGACCGAGGCCATCGCGACCATCGGCGCCAAGGAGGGTCTCGCCCACCTCGCGCTGGCCGTGCTCCAGCCGGGAGACGGGGCTCTGGTTCCGAACCCCACCTACCCGATTCACTCGTACTCGGTGGTGATCGCGGACGGCGACCTCCGCTCGGTCCCCCTGGTGCCCGGCGAGGACTTCTTCGCGCGGCTCACGGAGACAGCACGGCTGGCCTGGCCCAAGGCCAAACTCCTGATCCTCTCGTTCCCGCACAACCCGACCACCCTCTGCGTAGACCGGGACTTCTTCGTGAAGGTCGTGGAATTCGCCAGGGAGCACCGGCTCATGGTGGTCCACGACTTTGCCTACGCGGACATCCACTTCGACGGCTACACGCCGCCGTCCTTCCTCCAGGTGCCCGGGGCCAAGGACGTGGGGGTGGAGTTCTTCTCGACGACGAAGTCGTACAATATGGCGGGCTGGCGCCTGGCCTTCTGCTGCGGCAATCGGCAGATGGTCAACGCCCTCGCGCGGATGAAGTCCTACCTCGACTACGGTGTGTTCCAGCCCATCCAGATCGCTGGCATCGTCGCGCTCGAGGGTGACCAGAAGGTCGTGGGCGAGATCAACGAGATGTACCGGAAGCGGCGCGACACGCTCGTCAACGGGCTCAACAAGATCGGCTGGCGGGT
This genomic interval carries:
- a CDS encoding alpha/beta fold hydrolase, which codes for MPRATVNGIGLFYQDLGAHGGDPVVLIMGWGGDHTAWAFQMPALAEGYRVIAPDNRGAGQSDQPDAPYSITGMADDVAALLAHLGVERAHVCGASMGGMIAQELALRHPGRVRTLQLHCTLARPDAYGTHLVETLLAVRARENREEWARAMLPWIICRKTVHERPDFVQLMLQRALDNPYPTSYTGLRRQAEAIRDHDTLERLGAIRVPTLITVGTEDILVPPTFSQEIQARIPGAAFMLIPDAGHVHFLEQPQAFNDAMLAFLSKHRS
- a CDS encoding M23 family metallopeptidase, whose translation is MSERGLERVKVVVERGDGARVIRFSAPRWMLSVAVGALGLALIAGGAWYRDYASLRSQRAEFAALQARLAEQRLVFDTFQERVAQIRAEVDNWRGLHDRIWAPFGPEAGQERRGTAIGGRSAAPASIPEDPASGTVEELERLASVVSAETQSLRTLERYVEKAGRVLGALPSRWPVRGPVNSEFGRRSSPWADDALEAHSGMDIGAARGTPVVAPAAGTVVFAGSQPEYGVTLIIDHGNDIKTLYGHLTRVDVAAEQKVERGQVVAHTGNTGRSSGPHLHYEIQVKGQPVNPRSYLWD
- the alaC gene encoding alanine transaminase — its product is MDEFYRIKRLPPYVFAIVNDLKAKARARGEDVIDLGMGNPDQATPKHIVDKLVEAARNPRNHRYSASKGITRLRKAITTWYRDRYDVELDPETEAIATIGAKEGLAHLALAVLQPGDGALVPNPTYPIHSYSVVIADGDLRSVPLVPGEDFFARLTETARLAWPKAKLLILSFPHNPTTLCVDRDFFVKVVEFAREHRLMVVHDFAYADIHFDGYTPPSFLQVPGAKDVGVEFFSTTKSYNMAGWRLAFCCGNRQMVNALARMKSYLDYGVFQPIQIAGIVALEGDQKVVGEINEMYRKRRDTLVNGLNKIGWRVEKPKGTMFVWAPIPEAFRAMGSLEFSKMLIQDCKVAVSPGIGFGEYGEGFVRFALVENEQRIKQALRGLKTLAAR